The following are encoded together in the Candidatus Binataceae bacterium genome:
- a CDS encoding arginine decarboxylase, pyruvoyl-dependent — protein MGPLPKGVFLTKGVGRHREKLTAFELSLRSAGIAEYNLVRVKSIFPPNCKLIAPEEGRRYLTPGQIVFAVMSDNAIDEPHRLIAASVGVAIPANPAHYGYLSEHHSYGEPEQKAGDYAEDLAAMMLATILGVDFDPNSSYDERKDVWRVSDKIVKTRNVTQSAIGDRDGLWTSVVAAAVFVDLPNGK, from the coding sequence ATGGGGCCACTACCAAAAGGGGTTTTTCTCACCAAGGGCGTCGGACGGCATCGCGAAAAGCTCACGGCGTTCGAGCTGTCGCTGCGCTCGGCGGGTATCGCCGAGTACAACCTGGTCCGCGTCAAATCGATCTTCCCGCCCAACTGCAAGCTGATTGCGCCCGAAGAAGGCCGGCGTTACCTGACCCCAGGGCAGATCGTTTTCGCCGTGATGAGCGACAATGCGATCGACGAGCCGCATCGCCTGATCGCCGCCTCGGTCGGGGTCGCTATCCCAGCGAATCCGGCCCATTACGGCTACCTCTCCGAGCATCACAGTTACGGTGAGCCCGAGCAGAAGGCAGGCGACTACGCGGAAGATTTGGCCGCGATGATGCTCGCAACGATCCTCGGCGTCGATTTCGATCCCAATTCAAGCTACGACGAGCGCAAGGATGTCTGGCGGGTGTCCGACAAGATCGTCAAGACCCGTAACGTCACGCAATCCGCGATTGGCGATCGCGACGGGCTGTGGACCTCCGTAGTCGCCGCCGCGGTTTTCGTCGATCTGCCCAACGGGAAATAG
- a CDS encoding alpha/beta hydrolase encodes MSSASNLNFLNLIQELKVFGEFAKFAGNAWTWPLGRRSKHPRVILLIPGFLAGDATLYPFANWLRSQGHRVFFSGILANIDCPRRAMDRLGRILQGLYDRHDEKLVVIGHSLGGVYARELARRAPDQVEQTILLASPVGKVGERTNPFVHMLATFTMKSQEFMRGCSGDLRDVCGVHSPTPPPNVPEAIIFSKADGVVDWSSCLESGPNVEAFEVNATHCGLPYNLDTLRIVHDLIENGQTPRERKARGGKASVNSKVPSIGSRHANGAAAAS; translated from the coding sequence ATGAGCAGCGCTTCAAACCTCAATTTCCTCAACCTCATTCAGGAACTGAAAGTCTTTGGCGAATTCGCGAAATTCGCAGGCAATGCCTGGACTTGGCCACTTGGCCGCCGCAGCAAGCATCCCCGCGTCATTCTACTAATCCCCGGCTTCCTGGCGGGTGACGCGACGCTCTATCCTTTCGCCAACTGGCTGCGCTCGCAGGGCCATCGAGTCTTCTTCTCGGGCATTCTGGCAAATATCGATTGTCCGCGTCGGGCCATGGATCGGCTCGGACGCATTCTGCAGGGATTGTATGACCGTCACGATGAGAAATTAGTGGTGATTGGCCACAGCCTCGGCGGGGTCTACGCGCGGGAATTGGCGCGGCGGGCGCCCGATCAAGTCGAACAGACGATCCTGCTCGCGTCGCCGGTCGGCAAGGTCGGGGAGCGGACGAACCCGTTCGTCCACATGCTCGCGACCTTCACGATGAAGTCGCAGGAATTTATGCGCGGATGTTCGGGTGATCTACGCGATGTGTGCGGCGTACATTCGCCGACGCCGCCGCCGAACGTCCCCGAAGCGATCATCTTCTCGAAAGCCGACGGCGTGGTGGACTGGAGCAGTTGCCTGGAATCGGGTCCGAACGTTGAGGCCTTCGAAGTGAACGCAACCCATTGCGGCCTGCCCTACAATCTCGACACGCTGCGTATCGTGCACGATCTGATCGAGAATGGGCAGACGCCTCGCGAGCGCAAGGCGCGCGGCGGCAAAGCCTCGGTCAACAGCAAAGTGCCGTCTATTGGCAGCAGACACGCCAACGGCGCAGCAGCCGCCTCTTAG
- a CDS encoding LLM class F420-dependent oxidoreductase encodes MEIGFLAAMTARGGDIAEIARATEAAGFDSLWIPEHPVIPAAMKTIFPFTDNGKLPEHYGRWADPFVGLAAAAAVTKKIKLGTGICLIPERETLITAKTVASLDLLSGGRFLFGIGAGWLREETEAMGAKFGTRWKRTREGIEAMRALWSQGTASYAGELVRFENLRCEPRPVQQPGPPVILGAHGPKALERVARSYDGWMPLIQDPAELKRDVATLRKLLREQGRDENAVHISPLVDPQEHGPSTEDLKWWRDAGCERIVLLSQQTVAATADGHALDLIKRFTPVVERNRALR; translated from the coding sequence ATGGAAATAGGTTTTTTGGCGGCGATGACGGCGCGGGGCGGCGATATCGCGGAGATCGCGCGCGCAACCGAGGCCGCCGGTTTTGATTCGCTCTGGATTCCCGAGCATCCGGTAATTCCCGCCGCGATGAAAACAATCTTCCCCTTCACCGACAACGGCAAGCTGCCGGAACACTATGGCCGCTGGGCCGACCCCTTTGTCGGCCTCGCTGCCGCCGCGGCAGTCACTAAAAAGATCAAGCTCGGCACAGGCATCTGCTTGATTCCCGAGCGCGAGACTCTGATCACCGCGAAAACCGTCGCCAGCCTCGACCTCCTTTCCGGCGGCCGTTTCCTCTTTGGGATCGGCGCCGGCTGGTTGCGCGAAGAAACCGAAGCGATGGGCGCGAAGTTCGGCACACGCTGGAAGCGCACGCGCGAGGGTATCGAAGCGATGCGCGCGCTCTGGAGCCAGGGCACTGCCTCTTATGCCGGAGAGTTGGTGCGCTTTGAGAACCTGCGCTGCGAGCCGCGGCCCGTGCAGCAGCCCGGCCCGCCGGTAATTCTCGGCGCGCACGGCCCCAAGGCGCTTGAACGCGTCGCCCGCAGCTACGACGGCTGGATGCCGCTCATCCAGGACCCGGCCGAGCTCAAGCGCGACGTCGCCACGCTGCGCAAGCTCCTCAGGGAGCAAGGCCGCGACGAAAACGCGGTCCACATCTCGCCGCTGGTCGATCCGCAGGAGCACGGCCCCTCCACCGAAGACCTCAAGTGGTGGCGCGACGCCGGCTGCGAACGCATCGTCCTGCTCTCGCAGCAAACCGTCGCCGCCACCGCCGACGGCCATGCGCTCGATCTGATCAAGCGCTTCACTCCGGTGGTCGAACGCAATCGTGCGCTACGCTAG
- a CDS encoding GlsB/YeaQ/YmgE family stress response membrane protein produces MSIIGWIILGLISGFIASKIVNKSGEGLVRDILLGVVGALVGGFLFTHLGAAGVSGVNLYSMFVSVIGAIIVLVAYHAIV; encoded by the coding sequence ATGTCGATCATTGGTTGGATAATTCTTGGACTCATCTCGGGCTTTATCGCGAGTAAAATCGTGAACAAGAGCGGCGAAGGGTTGGTGCGCGATATATTGTTAGGCGTGGTGGGCGCGCTGGTGGGCGGCTTTCTGTTCACCCATTTGGGCGCAGCCGGCGTCTCGGGCGTAAATCTATACAGTATGTTCGTCTCAGTGATCGGCGCGATCATCGTACTGGTGGCGTATCACGCTATCGTCTAG
- a CDS encoding Thivi_2564 family membrane protein, with the protein MTLINIVVVLLVIGVLLWLINTYVPMAGGIKTLLNLVVFLVVLIWLLQLFGLIGNIPGVHIPRLM; encoded by the coding sequence GTGACGCTGATTAATATCGTAGTCGTGCTGCTTGTGATTGGCGTTTTGCTCTGGCTGATCAATACGTACGTGCCGATGGCGGGCGGCATCAAGACGCTGCTCAACCTGGTGGTTTTCCTGGTCGTCTTGATATGGCTGCTGCAATTATTCGGGCTGATCGGGAATATTCCAGGGGTTCACATTCCGCGCTTGATGTAA
- a CDS encoding NAD-dependent epimerase/dehydratase family protein, whose amino-acid sequence MKALIVGGTGPTGPFLAHGLIQRGYKVTIFHRGTHEIPEIPPEVNHLHGDPHFRETIESVVGNRTYDVVIATYGRIRFVAEALAGKTACFIAIGGVPSYRGYFEPSANFPSGLLVGMPEDAPLVASEQEHRFSWLIKSTEDAVLKVHPNGVVYRYPYVYGPYQLIPREWCIIRRILDGRREILIPDGGLSLMTHGYAENLAHAVLLAVDQPKVAAGQIYNCGDEQQLSLRQVVEVIARELGRELEVVSIPDSFGTSARSISIGGSVNHRVMDLFKIKTQLGYRDLIPAVQAIAKTSQWYVANRPERGGEIEQRLQDPFDYAAEDKIIAILREAGRQAAAVATHTIVPTPHPYPHPKEPNLERDHRNR is encoded by the coding sequence ATGAAAGCATTGATCGTAGGCGGCACCGGACCGACCGGTCCATTTCTGGCGCACGGACTGATCCAGCGGGGCTACAAGGTCACGATTTTCCATCGCGGCACGCACGAGATTCCGGAGATTCCGCCGGAGGTTAATCATCTGCACGGCGATCCGCATTTTCGCGAGACGATTGAGAGCGTGGTAGGAAATCGCACCTACGACGTGGTGATTGCGACGTACGGGCGGATTCGTTTCGTGGCGGAGGCTTTGGCAGGCAAGACCGCCTGCTTTATCGCGATCGGAGGGGTGCCGAGCTATCGCGGCTATTTCGAGCCGTCGGCGAATTTCCCCTCCGGCTTGCTGGTCGGCATGCCGGAAGACGCGCCGCTGGTCGCGAGCGAGCAGGAGCATCGTTTTTCGTGGCTGATCAAAAGCACCGAGGATGCGGTGCTGAAGGTTCATCCGAACGGCGTGGTCTATCGCTACCCGTATGTGTATGGGCCGTATCAACTGATCCCGCGCGAATGGTGCATCATCCGGCGGATTCTCGACGGGCGGCGCGAGATTCTGATTCCGGACGGCGGGCTCTCGCTGATGACGCACGGCTACGCGGAAAATCTGGCGCACGCGGTGCTGCTGGCGGTCGATCAGCCGAAAGTGGCGGCTGGGCAGATCTATAATTGCGGCGACGAACAGCAGCTCTCGTTGCGGCAGGTGGTCGAGGTGATCGCACGCGAGCTGGGGCGCGAGCTCGAGGTGGTCAGTATTCCGGATTCGTTCGGGACGTCGGCGCGTTCGATTTCGATCGGGGGCAGCGTGAACCATCGGGTGATGGATCTGTTCAAGATCAAGACGCAACTCGGCTATCGCGATCTGATTCCGGCGGTGCAGGCGATTGCGAAGACCTCGCAATGGTACGTCGCCAATCGGCCGGAGCGCGGCGGCGAGATCGAGCAGCGGCTGCAGGATCCATTCGATTACGCTGCGGAAGACAAGATCATCGCGATCCTGCGCGAAGCCGGGCGGCAAGCCGCGGCGGTCGCGACGCATACGATTGTGCCGACGCCCCATCCGTATCCCCATCCGAAAGAGCCGAACCTGGAACGCGATCATCGCAATCGCTGA